The window TAAACTGGTTCTGATGATACTGTGCTGCAGGTAGCAGTGGTCCGGACCCCCCCCCCAGGTCTCCCAGCTCTGCTCGTGGACgaaccccccccctcccctcccaccccatgccCGACCTCAGCAATGTGAAGTCGAAGGTTGGATCCACTGAGAACCTGAAACACGTACCTGGAGGAGGGAAGGTAACACATGCACCTGAggacatgttgtgttttcctgagCCTCACACCTCTGATCTCAACCACATTCTGACCTGAACCTTACATCCACTTCTGGTTTTAAGGTTCAGAATCTTCCCAAAGGTGACTACTGGAAAAATGTCCTCAGTTTTTTAGGctgttctcactgctgactTCTGATTCTCTGATTGGTCCTCACAAATTCATACATACAAGTTCACAGATTGTTCAGCCATTTGACTGAAGAACAGTTCCAAGTTCAAAAACATCAAGTCAAGACTCAGCCctacctgcctgtctctctttctgcaggttCAGATTGTTAATAAGAAGTTGGATCTCAGTAACGTCACATCAAAGTGTGGCTCCAAAGACAACATCCACCACAaaccaggtaacacacacacacacatgcacgcacgcatgcacgctTACTCACAGGTACAGGCTAGACTCTTCACGTGTTGTCTTTTATATACATACACTGTACTATACTGTAGTATTACatggtgtgttgtgtttgttactgtgttgtgtacttgtgtgttgtgtgtcaggTGGAGGGAAACTGGAGATTAAATCAGACAAGTTGGATTTTAAATCTGTTCAGTCTAAAGTCGGTTCTCTGGAGAACGTCGCTCACGTTccaggaggagggaagaggaaggtAGAACATGCTCGCACATCAGCAACACGGTTTCTGATTGGGTTCTAACAGAACCCGCAGAACACAAATAGTTCACTGGTGTAAAGTCACAACCACAGAAGTACTGAGCGAGTAGTAAGTACTTGTGGCCTCCTCTGTTGCCGTGTGTTTAAGTACTTTACCTTACTGCTTTTACTCATCAGTAGTCATGTACACACATGGTTACATGTGGGTGTTTCATATTGAATGACTTCCTGTCCATTTGTGGGCCAGGTGACACGTGtgacttccttcctgtttttaattttgtacgGCAGCAGTTCTGTTGCTCCACAGGAAAGTGGTTCCACCAGCAGATGGCGCCACTCGCTCACATGAGCTGATGGAAGGATCTGCAGAGTCAAGATCCAGATGTTGTTTTTACCTCAGCATATAAAGTACTGAGGGAAGCTTATGTTACACATTAACTATATTTATATTGGGATTTAATAATGTTGACAAAAACTTTAAGTTTAAATatgtttatacattttattttacataccACAGCTGTTTATTTGACGTATTTCATGAGACAGTATGTTATGAATTAAATCCATCACCTCTATGTTCATATACTGTGTTTCTATATTATAGCTaaccatacacatacacataatactgtatttatatttcaaaAGTAACTCTACTCATATATTTTGTACTGTATActttgtactgtactgcatttgTACTGTACCGTTTGTGTGACCACAGTTCTGATGGTGTGTCAGCAGATCGAGAGTCAGAAAGTGAGCTTCAGAGAGAACGCCAAAGCTCGAACTGACCACGGTGCTGACATCATCACCCAGCCTCAATCCTCCCCTGGTCGCCTTAGCAACACTTCCTCCCCAGGAAGCCTTAATGCTGCTGAAGCTCCGCCCCTCGATAGCCTGGCCGACCAGGTGAAAGATTTACCTGTTCAGAAGTCGTTTCTCTGTTCTGTGCCCCCTCGTATCCTCACTCCTCCATCCTCTGACTCAGAATTCGATCTCAGGTGACTGGCTGGAGGAGTTAAGAGTGAGGATGCAGGTGTATATATCATACTGTGTTCTGTAGGTTCTCTTAGTTCTATAAAAGATTCTGCTCCTCATTGCTTGAGTCACTCTTCGTTAGACACGGTTCTAACTGCAttctttaatgacatttcaccCTGATATCACGTGTGTCGCATGATGCCATATTGTGAAGTGAACATGGAAGTTGTGATGAACAGCTTGAATCCAGGCTGTAAACTGGACAGGTGATGCTGTCACAACACTCGCCATATTTAATTGGCTCAGAGGAGatatgtgtgtctctctctgttaaGTTGCTGTTGTCTCCACACCTTCCTTGtgtctcctcctcatctcaGGTGGGAGGGACTAAGACATGAAGGAAGGAAGCAAGGAAAGGAATTGAGAATATACAGAGGAGAATCACAGACGTTAACAATCACTTTCCTCTTCCTGCCAGGTGACTGCCTCCCTTGCCAAACAGGGCCTGTAATTGGTCAGCCCACCCCCTCCACGTATCAAGGAACCTGATGGAAGACAAAACAGATCCccatctgtctttttcctcaAGACCTTCACCTGATATCACACAAACAAGATTGGAGAGATTTTATGGAGTTAAAGTCTGAGCTTCTGAACGCAACTCTTCCAGATTTATGTCCAGATTATCAGCCAATGACAGTCAGGTGAGAGAATTTAGGTATTCAGTCAACACACAAAGGAACGCTCAGATGGTTCAAACCCTCCTGTTCTCTGgtcttttatttgtgtgtccAGTACAGGCTGCCTTAGCTGAGCTTAGCGTGAAGCATGGAAAACATCGAACTACTTGTCTGACTCCATGAAAGGAGTGAATGATATGTTAAGGTTGTCGGAGGAGGACTGTTTAGTGTttcccctgcttccagtcttcatgctaagctaggctgGACACTTCTCGGTACGGGACAATAACTTTAGGGCCTTCAGTTGGTTCCAGGACTACTTGATGTGGGCTTAGGGGTGCTTAAAGAGAAACTAAACCCCTCAGtcaatttaaatagatatttagaAGGTCCagatcttgacattttagtggaaagtatttaaattttctgttttgtgttgtttttttaatttcatggaTAGCTGAAGTTGAGTCACAACTCTTGGGTTTAGTCACTCTTTCAATAATAATTTCAGGAGTCCTTGAGGAGGTGATTTGAACATTGAGGAGTTCCAGGTGGGGCTGCCTGATATAAATACTTGATCACAATAGAAATGTTTAAtcattaaaattttttattatACTATTAAATAACCTTTAAACAAACTGTAGAAACAAAACTTCTTTTACACTCAACAGAAACAATGACTGAATACAACATAATAAATATCGACTGACAAAGGCaagtataaataaaaagttGTAATAAAAAGTTCTCATGGTCAGAGAGAAGGTTTGAGAAGACCTTCCGGAGCTCACAAAGTGCTTGGAAAAGTTTAGTGGTTCCAGGAGTGAAACTGGAAAACAGGCGACATGCTAATTTATGCTGATACCTGGCTGGGTTGGTGTGTACAAATCTTAAAATCCCTCCAATCACACAAATTCTCTCTCTTTGATGTCACATCCCTCAgctaatcatcatcatcatttcttctgtgtttctgaacaCTGACGTGCTGTTGCCCCCCCCCGTCCCAATCCCAGCGATCATTAAAAATCCCAGAATGCTGTTTGATACTCGGTGCCAAACTGGACTGTTTCTCTCCCTGCTTGTGGCTGTTTAAGTGCTTTGTACCAATAAACTTTCTCTTGGATCTgaattgtttcagctgtttgttgAAAATACAGTTACAGAGTGGTCACTTGTGTCTGCAAACATCTTCACAAACTATAAATATTATTAGCTATCTGTCATCGTCTATGAGTGTCACTCAGTGATGATGCTGCAgaaatgtttcttctttgtgtttattgtcaCAATTAGAAACTTCTGGGAGTCATGacatcagcacaaacaaaacaaacagcccaAACTTTAGGGTCCTTTTAAACGTCCTCCTAATCAAGCCATTCCCTCCGGTTTCAAACCGACCGGAGACTACAACGAAGTGCAGACTGTACTGCACCTCAGCCTGATGATGACAATCATCAGGTGAGAACTGACTTCAGATCTGCTCCATGTGGAGGTAAACAGCCATTTAAACAGAGACACATCAACATTAAGTGCAGCTTCAAGTGCAGTTAAATTGTGCTGAGCAGAACTGTTAACACTACAAAACTCCAGAGAGCAAAGTCAGACTTCAGTCTGAATATCTCcaattaaatagaaaatgtcATCGATCTGACATCTCACATCACAGGACGGCCACGTTTCCCATCATGCACTGGGCTCTAAAACCTGCAGAATTGAGGCAGACAAAATCTACCCAGCATACATTCAGCAGACTTGATTCATCTTATCATGTGATCATGCCTTCACTCATCTGGCCCAATAACTGCAGACTTGCTCTGACTTGGTTGTTGATAACAGGAAGTAGACAGACAGCAACGGGTGGAGTTCacgtttttattcatttatttccatAACGATGGTaaaaagaacttaaaaaaaaaagctgtgatgTCAAAGGACGAGCTTGATGACATACAAGGAAAAGGAGGGGGTGGGACTTCAtggcagcagcagtctgtttcagccaatcacaggacaggaaggaggacaaggaggagcTAAACTGAAGATATGTCTGTCAAAATGTTGCCAAGCAACAGGACtcctccagccaatcagagaaagggggtggggtgtggcTCAGGCAGGGGTTAAATGAAGAGGCGGGGTTAAAGGACATCATCACTCTCAGCTGTGTGGAGCTGTGTGTCATCAGCATCCGTCATGATACTACTGTCCTGACTGTCGTCCACCTCCGCCGCTAGAGGgagacaggtggagagagatggagaaagggaGACAGTTTTATTCCCTAAGACAAAGTTGCCAGATGTAGTGTGGGATCACATGTCATATAACATCTCTGACTACTTAATGTAACTCTCAGTGATGGTTATTAATTATCGATTGTAGTGGTTCTGCATTGGTCAGTGAGAACAAATCTCCTTTGACATCACAAGCAGACTGACCAAtcacagtactgcagtacaaGTACATAGTACATGTATCTGAAGTTACTTCCTGCCCCGAGGTTCATGCTGACTGCTGATCAAATTGAATACTGATGACTGAAGATCGACTGATCATTTTGTAGCATTTTGCATCCCGTTGATCAGGATTGTAAATGGCATAGCAGTTTCTTAAGGGGATGATATGAAAGATGTTCAACATGACGTCATCACATCAGTCTTCCAACTTGTTTGGACTGACGGTGCTATCGACCAGATGGTTCTCATATGTTCTCATGAACCTTTTTACAGGTTTGACATGTACACACGTTTAGGCTTGAATTTCTTTCGTCAAACCCAAACTGAGGACCTAAATTTTTCTTTGACACCAAGTCGTCCTGACCTGATTCACCTGACTGACCACAACACCTCACTCTCCTGCCATCCTGAACATCACGTTGAGCAACTGCCAACGGTGATGTAAAGAGCTCacataatcaatcaataatcaataatccagaaaagaaacacagccaTGCACTCAGACAGCTTTACCTGTCTCTCATCCCTCAGTCTCTGTCTCACCTTCGTCCTCTGGCAGGTATCGCTTGTCAATGGCTTCTTTGATCTGGTTGTTTGCTCCTTTAGGATCCAGATCCATCGCCCAGCTGAAGTTCATCAGAGCCAGGTGAGTCTGACCCAGCTTCTTATACACCTGCGGAGGTGAGACAggtagtcagacagacaggtggaggcTCAAGCAGAGCTCCATCCACGATGGGGTTCATGAGTCAGAGGTCAGGTGATGTTTCTTACCTTTCCTATGAGAAAGTAAACCAAAGACTCTTTGGGAACAATCTGTTtgagctcctccagctcctgaaGGGCCgcctgcacacagacaggtcagggagagagagagagagagagagagagagagagagagagagagagagagagagagagaaagaaacaggtCAGCGcagtgagagacagacgggTCAGATCACAGACCTAATGTTAACAAGCAGAACATATTGATCACTCTAATCAGTATTAATCACCTTGTACTTGTCGTTGGCGAACAGTATGGACGCTCGGTGG of the Scatophagus argus isolate fScaArg1 chromosome 16, fScaArg1.pri, whole genome shotgun sequence genome contains:
- the maptb gene encoding LOW QUALITY PROTEIN: microtubule-associated protein tau (The sequence of the model RefSeq protein was modified relative to this genomic sequence to represent the inferred CDS: deleted 2 bases in 1 codon) produces the protein MLPWQLQLPLPACTSNRAARPPTITTSENGSRWKSRRVEQQTDGQQPGGVMMDGYSPLGGGPAPKASDVTGEKAAVKETTEENTKASRTAGGTRAAKMISAKSTESVDGVSSPGSRSPASRSSTPNRDIKKVAVVRTPPRSPSSARGRTPPLPSHPMPDLSNVKSKVGSTENLKHVPGGGKVQIVNKKLDLSNVTSKCGSKDNIHHKPGGGKLEIKSDKLDFKSVQSKVGSLENVAHVPGGGKRKIESQKVSFRENAKARTDHGADIITQPQSSPGRLSNTSSPGSLNAAEAPPLDSLADQVTASLAKQGL